The genomic DNA CACGATGCTGGATACTATTTGCCATCTTTTCTAAAATAACATGTTCATTGGAGAGATCCTTATTCCAATTTACCCAACCTGTAATTCCACACATACACATCTCATCTCCTAATTTTAAAAATATATTAATGAAATAAAATGTACATCAAATTAAAGAATGACTATATAAATAGTGTACTACATGAATTAAATTGTAGACTTGAGAAAATTTTCTTTGAACGCATAGTCATGTGAGACAATGGCTAAGGGGAAGTATTCCATTACATACAAAAAATAAAAAAGATGAGAGAAAAAATTTCTTCAGACGTTATATAGGGTGTAAAAGCTTTTACAAAACAATAAGGGGAATCGCTACATGAAATCAAATGAGAAAAATTTTATAAAAAGATTACAGCGGCAAAAAGAAGACGCGTTAGAATTTGTTGTCGATACATACTTACCACTCATAAAGGGGATCACGCATAAAGTTCTACTTCCAATTCAAAATGATGGACTCATAGAGGAATGTAAAAACGATATATTTCTTTCCATTTGGAATAACGCAAATAAATTCCATGGAGAGCCGAGTGATTTTAAAAAGTGGATTGCAGCGATTGCAAAGTTTAAAGCAATTGATTATTACCGAAAAGCGACTAAAAAAGTAGAAATTATTTCAGATGAGTTTCATATCAGTACAGAAAAATCAGCAGAAGACGAATTAATCGTTATGGAAGATAGGGAAGAATTATTGAAGCTCATTAATCAATTAGAACCGTTAGATCAAAAGGTATTCATTATGAAATATTTACTTGGTATGAAGACAGAGGAAATAGGTGACAAGTTAGGATTAACTCGGGCAGCAATTGATAATCGAGTGTACCGGGGGAAAAAGAAACTACAACAAAATGCTACGAAAATTAGTTTTGGAGGTAGTGCAATATGAAAGACATTTATGAACTATTAAATGATATTGATATAGATGAAAAAGAACTAGAGGAAATTGAGGCTTCTGAAATTGAAAAAGAAAAAGTGAAGCGTAATGTAAAACAATCGATACGTACGAAGAAAAAGATGAAAAGTTGGAAAAAAGGTGTCGCTGCTGCATCTATTTTAGTAGGATTATCAGTTGCAACACTTGGTATTGGTTTTCCAACCTATGCTGGAGGTCTTCCTATAGTAGGAGATATATTCCGATT from Bacillus cereus G9842 includes the following:
- a CDS encoding sigma-70 family RNA polymerase sigma factor, with protein sequence MKSNEKNFIKRLQRQKEDALEFVVDTYLPLIKGITHKVLLPIQNDGLIEECKNDIFLSIWNNANKFHGEPSDFKKWIAAIAKFKAIDYYRKATKKVEIISDEFHISTEKSAEDELIVMEDREELLKLINQLEPLDQKVFIMKYLLGMKTEEIGDKLGLTRAAIDNRVYRGKKKLQQNATKISFGGSAI